cttttaattgtCTTCCacagtggtttcattgttttgatgtgcagagactcgccgagcgtacctaagaatacTGTTTCACAGCATGAAAAGGTGAAGAGCATTGTAAAAGTTTACATTGATGCCAAAATGACCCTAAAGATTGCACTTTGTTTCCAGGGATATACTCAATTACATCAAAACCAACAGTATCAGTAAACAAGAATTGGGAGTGGAGTCTGCACCGTCTACCAGTTCAGTCCCAGTGGCACCACCTAGTggaccaccaccaccacccatCTTAGATATAGAGGGTGCTGAATTTGTCGACCTAGAGCTCACATCAATGAGAAAAACCATAGCAAAAAGACTCACACAATCTAAGGTAAAACTGTCAGAGCTACGATGTACTAAGGATGAAGTCATGGTGGATTTTTGTTAACAATTTTAGAGGTTAGGATAAAGGAGCCTGTTGAGGCATTCATATTGCACCAAGATTTACTTTTTGTTCATTCTTATTTCTGTCGGTGACACCCTATATTAATGTAGTACATATTACTTACAATCATACACATTTGTGTACTGATGTATGTAATATGGACATTATAtggttttcttttctttcagaCAACAATACCACATGCCTACATGTCTGTTGAGTGTGATTTGGGTGCCGTTTCAAAAATGAGAAATCAGCTAAAaagtatgtataataaaaataacttaGGTTCTAGTAGATATTAAACATACACAGTAAACCTGCTACACCGACAATTCTGTATCAATAAGAAATCTTcaatttaaattgaatttgGTCCAAAAAGTGCCCCAACCTCTTTTTGTGTCTTTTTTgatgaattaattaaaataataatacacaaAGATGTCATGTTcaacctttttttttcttttcatttcagGTGAAAATGTGAAAGTGTCTGTGAATGATTTTATAATCAAAGCCTCTGCCATAGCACTACAGGTATACACACATCTGTTATAACTACAGTAACGTTACTGTGTCAAccactgaaaacaccaaaatgCAATGTAACAGAGGGAGAATTCTTTGCTCTTTCTTTATGAAATTTTCGCCTGTTCATTATATTTGCCTATTCTTTATGATATTCTTATGTGTTATTGTCACTTTAACTATTACAGAGAGTGCCTTCTGTTAATTCCGTGTGGCAAGGAGACACCGCACAGTCATCTACTGCTGTTGATGTGTCAGTAGCCGTTGCAACCGATCAGGGGCTGATTACTCCAATTGTCAAAAACGCTGCTCATTTACCAGTAGATGAAATATCTAGTACAGTCAAAGTGAGTAAACATTTAAAAGTAGTGATGTACACTTTCTATCTCTGGTTGGTTTGAGTTTCGAGAGGACCGCATACTTCTTATGATGAATTTTACTTTGTGAttgttatatttaataattagaTGAGCTGACACTTGTAAACCATTATGTTTACTCGAGTTTTTACATAATTTCGCAACAGAACTAAAAcacaattacaaatgttttgCAAGTAATTCAGacataattacaaaatgtaaatatacttaaTGTAAATACACGTAACAGCTCTTGATCATCAACTAATGGGTAATCAGTTTGATTAGTGTGCTGCAGTAGGGCTCGAGCCCACAACCCCGGACTTACTGGTCCCCCGCTATACTGACAGAGCTAAAAGAAATCCCCCATAGCGTGAAGCTAGATGGCGACCATGTCACTATATGTACACTATATACCACTAAACCTGCTACAAATGTATTCgtgaatacatgtatgtcaatatgcaaaaataaagtGGTTTTTAGTAAGAAATCAATGGATACCAGCTGGGACCAACACTATATGAATATTCCATCTTTACTTATCTGCCCTTGAGGATGTAGGTGCTGTTTGTTATGAGCTTGTGTGACCTTGTACGTCATTATAAAAcattatgttacgtacatttgatgtAATATGCAATTTCAGGATACGGTTAAATTACTTGGCCATTGGTCACCCGTTTGTTCTTTTTATCTATGCATAAATTACCTACGTTACAACGTGTTGTTAATTTTAtcactttttttcatttatattatatacattactAACACTTCCTGGTTCTGGTTATTCCAAGaagttttatatcaataaaccTTGACACCTACAGTCACACATGTACGATTATGATCAACAACACATGTAGTTTTTCTTTGTTCTTTGTTTATAACTGCATGTTTCCTGATATATAGATATTGTTTCACAGGATTTGGCAGTGAAAGCCAGAGAAGGAAAGTTACAGTTACACGAATTCCAAGGTGGATCGTTtacgtaagtcttgtttatttCCAGAAACTTGTTTATCAGTGGATTTATTTCAAGAAGTTTGTTAATCAGTGGATTTATTTCAAGAAGTTTGTTAATTAGTTGATTTATTTCCAGATTTTCATTAAATAGTAATGGTAATTTACTTAAGTGATGGTGTTAACATTGTGTcatgtatttctatttgtttcTTTTGTCAGAACTTGAATGTATCAAAATACAACTTGGTGAATGTGTAGAAATACTAAAGTAGAAAATAACCAAGATCCTTAACTGATTCAGTGATATACTGGTCATGTCTGTAGTGTAATATTCAATATCCATACATGACAATCAAAACTTAGACTTACTGTTTTAAATGATAAGTAAATGTTTTTGTATTAAGATGGGTATCCTCCCTACCTGATAATCTCTGTTTTACAGAATCTCCAACCTTGGAATGTTTGGTATCAGCGAGTTCACCGCCGTTATAAATCCTCCTCAGACAGCTATAATGGCCGTCGGGTCGTCACGACTTGTCCTCAGTAGCGAGGGCACTCCTCAGACGAATCTCACAGTGAGTCTGTCGTACGACAGTCGAGTTATAGATGAGACTGATGCGTCACGCTTCCTCGAAGTTTGGCGTGATGTGATGGAAAACCCCAGTTTTATGGTGTCTGGATCACCGAAGTCTCAACTCAGAGCAGATTTTGCCTAATATCATATAGAACTTTATATAGTGAAGGGAGATTTTACTGAAGGGTGATTGTTATGAGTACGACttgtacattgtacctgtaaaatattACTTAAGGGTGATTGTTATGAGTACGACttgtacattgtacctgtaaaatattACTTAAGGGTGATTGTTATGAGTACGACttgtacattgtacctgtaaaatattACTTAAGGGTGATTGTTATGAGTACGACttgtacattgtacctgtaaaatttTACTTAAGGGTGATTGTTATGAGTACGACttgtacattgtacctgtaaaatattACTTAAGGGTGATTGTTATGAGTACGACttgtacattgtacctgtaaaatattACTTAAGGGTGATTGTTATGAGTACGACttgtacattgtacctgtaaaaaTTTACTTAAGGGTGATTGTTATGAGTACGACttgtacattgtacctgtaaaaaTTTACTTAAGGGTGGTTGTTATGAGTACGACttgtacattgtacctgtaaGATGGTTACCTAGAGACAAGGGATGGCTCTAATCAAGTTTATAGTGACAGCAAGAACACAGAGCTGTTCCAAGACATACGCTTATTAGCATTATGCAGCATTACATATACtacacagaaacatatatacagtgtatctGTATCAAGTCAAGCTGTTAAGATTAACCTTAAAAGTGTAAACAGACGTTTATAAGGATCCCTGGAGAATCCCTAGCCATACAGCTAACCAAACCCCGAGATTAGTAAAGCTTACCAGATACTGTCCAGTATTCCCCGATCATATGGAAATCTAGTcccctaataatataggcagttTCAGCGGACTAATGGAAATCTTATATTTGAATACCCTGGTAGTACACctaatgttttattgttaatcaGCTATACTTGATGTGCAATTTAAAAAGAATTGTTATAAAAGGTGAactattttattgatttaaggCTGCTTTATCTATTATAGACTTTATTTTGAGGTTCTTAGTCATTTTACCGAATGTAAGACTAAtttcagtatatacatgtattgtataaatgtaattgtatgtACACAATTAAATCACAATGTCATTTTCTCCCCTCTAGATACTGTGTACAAAGTACCATGGTTATATTTTGGTATATACGTAACGTATAATTGAATCTTATGTATGTGAATGCTTGCATCCGTGGATAATGgaatgtaatatgcaaattaatcATATTCTTCACTCTATACAGATAGAGGCTTCTAGAATAAGTAAGGTACCGGTACATGAAggttttcaatacattttgtacatgcacTTTTGAAGGGAGTTAATCCTAACAAAACGGTGAGAATATTGTATTAAAGAAGCTTCCTAATAAGTGAAATAAGAGATTCTTTTAGCTGTATTTTATCAAAGACTTGGGAGAAATCTAAAACTGCTGATACGTTATACCCACATATCAGGAACAGTATCAACTTGTAAAGatatatgaaatgataaaatatttagtaTTCCTGTTCGTTAATTTATTAAAGACGTACATAAGTATACAAGAGTTGTGTTTTCCCTACCAGACAAACAGCCATGATGTATAGAACTTCTGATTAGGTCTCAAGGTAAAATATATGTCAGATAAAGGTCTATATACAAGGTtcagaaaaatgtatataaacatgtacgTATAATATTGAGTGGTAGGTTTCCATTCCAAATCCAGTAGGCATCTTGTTTTAGTGATGTATGCACCAGAAATTTTCTGCTATAATAGTATGATTATTATACCCTCACAAGAAAGTTTaaggggggaagggggggggggaggtatACAGTTATCGGGTTGCCCATCTGTCtatctgtagacacaactttgtctggCGAACCCCTCCTAAACTACCAgaaagattttgataaaatttggtacacagaaccttATGACATAAAGGGCAGATAGGGTTCTACAATGTCCCCCagctattaatggagttattagtAAAATTGTGCAGTTAggggtatttatatatagtcatCCACTCTGGCTACAGTTCcagttttatttacattttttatgcCATTTAAAGTATTGCCCATACATGTTCAAAATTCAGTTcagctttgaagttgggcgtctttctctctgtagtcttcaaaggaaatctatgcaggcctgtgattgggtCAGATTATTtctcctgagctgccttcagttttactatgagaaagTCCAGGGGTTGATATGACATCGGttaaagtaacccctggagtatcgaggatgtggagACCCATAATTGATTGCACTGCGAGTCCCCAGTGATGTAAACCTTGAATATGGGCCAAACATCTTATTATATTGCACACCGTTTATAAATTTTCACCAGCGTATGTTTTTAATCTGGAACTTTCAGTTACTGGAATGGTTTTATTACATGAACAGGTTGACGCTGAACAAAGAAAAGATAACACAACTCACAATCACTGTAAATAGATGTCATTTAATCAGTAACAGTTTCTACATACTCTGTTAGACGATCATAACTACTTGCATTAggacaatgtatatatagaaaactttattataaatatatgtagaaCTAAAACAGCCAAAACCTTCAAAAGCAAAAGTACATCtacattaatatacatgtaacaatatttgTGATCAAGTTCTAAAAATTTCCTTGACAAACATTTGAATTCACCAAATGAAAACTCTGAATCCCTGCCAAATTCTACAGAACACATATTTTCTCGTTGAATGCACACttgtacaatatttacatattttataaccAAGACCACTGATCTGTAACCAAGGCAACAATGAAGACACATGTCCATGTGGTGTTGGTTGGCTCACAATGATAGTCCCACCAGGGAAGTGATAGTTAGTGAAATGAAAGCtggaatattatatatacaatcattATAATTATGGCAGTTtgtcataaaaataataaaggtGTACATATGGAAATCATGGAATTTTCTATAGTAATCAAATCTCTAAACTAGAAGTAAACTTTCCagtgaaataaattttaagatgtatataatataagctTAATTACCAGTCATATAACAAAGGCCCAATAGACCTGTATATCTCTCCTGTTACCTGGTCTGAATGAAGGTCACAGTAAATTCATTGGATAAAACTTGGTAAGCCTTCAATCACTCAGATAAGCTTTACTTAAATTATAAGGTGTCGAGGAAACTTGGGTTAACAGATTGTCatctatttgactcctgtgacctttaTGAAGGTCAAAGTTATTTAGTCAAAGGTACATGACTAGACTAAATATCTACAGATCTCCCAGTCCAATC
The DNA window shown above is from Argopecten irradians isolate NY chromosome 8, Ai_NY, whole genome shotgun sequence and carries:
- the LOC138329583 gene encoding pyruvate dehydrogenase protein X component, mitochondrial-like, producing the protein MRLTLLKPWKMASAISHLGRVLSRLKTAEIAKVSKCLGQGRLFHIKSTNRAVMKLDMPSLSPTMSEGSIIKWHKKEGDAIAPGDDLCDIQTDKAVVTMDTDEEGILAKILIQENAKDIKVGTLIALIVDEGDDWQNVQVPADAGTPATGGSTEKSAGEIPETPKAPSSNVGPSVRKLMEEYNLFGVSVPGTGPHGRLTKGDILNYIKTNSISKQELGVESAPSTSSVPVAPPSGPPPPPILDIEGAEFVDLELTSMRKTIAKRLTQSKTTIPHAYMSVECDLGAVSKMRNQLKSENVKVSVNDFIIKASAIALQRVPSVNSVWQGDTAQSSTAVDVSVAVATDQGLITPIVKNAAHLPVDEISSTVKDLAVKAREGKLQLHEFQGGSFTISNLGMFGISEFTAVINPPQTAIMAVGSSRLVLSSEGTPQTNLTVSLSYDSRVIDETDASRFLEVWRDVMENPSFMVSGSPKSQLRADFA